A window of Cryptosporangium phraense genomic DNA:
TGGACCGCCGAGGTGCTGGCCCGGATGCGCTCGGATCGGGTCCTGCGCCGCAGTGGCCACCGGCACGACCACCGGGCACCTGGGGCCGGCCGCACCCCTCGGCTGACCCGCCGCGCCGCCGAGGCAGTCGCCCACACCCCGCTACGCCCCGCGCGTCCGCACGGCGCAGACCGGCCCCGACCCTGGGAGAAACCCGCCGCCCGACCCGATCGGCTCACTCCGGCCCGCGTCCGCCGCGGGTTTCGGAACCTCCGCACCAAAACCCTCCCGGCCCGGCCCCGGGCGGCCGCCCGGCCGCCGCGGCGGCCGGGCCACACGCCACGACGTGTCCACCGCCACCGGCCAACACACCGCACCACCAGGGTTGAAACACAAGCTAGGCGCGGACGACGAGGGTCTTGGCGAACATGTCGCCGAGCCGGCGGCGGCGCTGTGAGCCCAGTACGACGAGGAACCCGACCAGGTAGGCGAAGATGCCGTCGATGAGCCGGCCGGCCGTGCGCGCGACGGCCGCGCCCACGCTCGGGCGGCCGCCGGTCTGCTCGTCGACGACTCGGATGCCGGTGACCATCTTGCCGACGGTCTGGCCGAGCCGGTTCTCCATCAGCACGTAGTAGAGGGCCACGACCAGCAGCCAGGCGAACCCGCCGCCGAACGAGAGCTGGGTGAAGTCGAACCCGGACGTGTCGTCGTTCCGGGAGGTGCCGAAGATCGCCGAGAAGATGTTGTAGGCGATCCCGAGGATGATGCCGTCCACGATCGTGGCCACTACCCGCCGCCCGGTGACGTGCACGTTCACGCTGGTGCTCCTTTGCCAGACCGCAATCGACGCGCCCACGGTACTCAGTGGAGTCTCCCTCCCTCAGATCAGCCTGGCCATGATTGACAAGAAGTCTCTGCAAAGAGATCTCTGTAGTATGGCTGAATCGCGGAGACTGGACGCTTCTAGCTTTCGGGGGCTCGCACACCCGCTGCGGCTCCGGTTGCTCGATCTGTTGCGGCTCGAGGGGCCGTCGAACTCGACGCAGCTGGCCAAGCGGGTCGGGGAGAGCACCGGGACCGTAAGCTGGCACCTTCGGCAGCTCGCGCAGCACGGGTTCATCGAGGAGGACCCCGGCCACGAGAGCAAGCGCGAACGCTGGTGGCGCGCCCCGGTGCGGGCCGGCGTGTTCGACACCGAGGAGGCCGGCGACGCGGCCGTCGAACCGATCGAGGAACTCCTGCGGCACAACTTCGACCGCGTCTCCCGGCACCTGCGCAGCGACGTTCCGGACGAGTGGCGCAACGTCGGCACGATCTCCGACTGGTCGCAGCTGCGCCTGACGCCGTCGCAGGCCACGGCGCTCACGGCCGAGCTGTCCGGAGTCGTCGAGCGCTACTTGAACACGGAGCCGGCCGCGGGTGCGCGGGCGGTGGTCGTGCAGCTCCAAGTGTTCCCGGCGAGCCCGTGATGACCGGTCTGCTGCGGCGTGATTCCGATTTCCGGCTGCTGTGGGGTTCGGAGGTCTCCGGCAAGCTCGGCGCGGCCGCCACCAGCGTGGTCCTGCCGCTGGCCGCCCTGGACGCCGGCCCGTTTCGCGTCAGC
This region includes:
- a CDS encoding RDD family protein, whose amino-acid sequence is MNVHVTGRRVVATIVDGIILGIAYNIFSAIFGTSRNDDTSGFDFTQLSFGGGFAWLLVVALYYVLMENRLGQTVGKMVTGIRVVDEQTGGRPSVGAAVARTAGRLIDGIFAYLVGFLVVLGSQRRRRLGDMFAKTLVVRA
- a CDS encoding helix-turn-helix domain-containing protein, with amino-acid sequence MAESRRLDASSFRGLAHPLRLRLLDLLRLEGPSNSTQLAKRVGESTGTVSWHLRQLAQHGFIEEDPGHESKRERWWRAPVRAGVFDTEEAGDAAVEPIEELLRHNFDRVSRHLRSDVPDEWRNVGTISDWSQLRLTPSQATALTAELSGVVERYLNTEPAAGARAVVVQLQVFPASP